From the Octadecabacter antarcticus 307 genome, one window contains:
- a CDS encoding DUF6477 family protein — protein MEDVLTMISRLKRPTLLVRTARHGVQDYNRVVHLRRLLKTEVLPGPGQAIVRLMELEAVSDQLRAAKRSEYSVARHVEMIVAMMCEARILKASNASKASREPVQLPI, from the coding sequence TTGGAAGACGTTTTAACAATGATTTCGCGGCTCAAACGCCCAACGCTCTTGGTCCGCACTGCACGCCACGGAGTTCAAGACTATAACCGCGTGGTGCACCTGCGCCGGCTGCTCAAAACTGAGGTACTGCCAGGGCCCGGTCAGGCGATCGTCAGGTTGATGGAGCTTGAGGCCGTTTCTGATCAGCTTCGGGCAGCCAAACGCTCGGAATATTCCGTGGCACGGCACGTAGAAATGATCGTGGCCATGATGTGTGAGGCGCGCATCCTTAAGGCGTCAAACGCATCAAAGGCTTCCCGTGAACCGGTCCAATTGCCGATCTAG
- a CDS encoding homoserine O-succinyltransferase: MPIRLPRSLPAFDVLSREGVMVMGQTAADQQDIRPMRIGILNLMPKKIQTENQFARLIGATPLQIELTLIRMSEHEARNTAANHMEEFYRTFQEVKDQKFDGLIITGAPIEHLDFEDVTYWDELCEVMDWTQTNVHSTFGVCWGGMAMINHFHGVKKHLLSEKLFGCYRHMNFAPQSPYLRGFSDEMSMPVSRWTEMMCDEIDAAGLTTLLHSDEVGPALVQDPDHRALYVFNHFEYDSDTLNQEYLRDLASNQIAGADIQLPVNYFPNDDPTKTPLNRWRSHAHLLYGNWISEIYLTTPYDIDQIGLSSTDLRAASDANPDTTE; this comes from the coding sequence ATGCCCATCCGTCTCCCCCGATCTCTGCCAGCTTTTGACGTGCTGTCGCGCGAAGGCGTGATGGTGATGGGACAGACTGCAGCCGATCAACAAGATATCCGCCCCATGCGGATTGGTATCCTGAACCTAATGCCAAAGAAGATTCAGACGGAAAATCAATTCGCTAGGCTGATTGGTGCGACACCTTTGCAGATCGAGTTAACCCTGATCCGCATGTCCGAACACGAGGCCCGCAACACCGCTGCCAACCACATGGAAGAATTCTACCGCACCTTCCAGGAGGTGAAAGATCAAAAATTCGACGGCCTCATTATCACCGGCGCGCCCATCGAACACCTCGACTTCGAAGATGTTACCTATTGGGATGAGTTGTGCGAGGTTATGGACTGGACCCAGACCAACGTGCATTCCACTTTCGGCGTTTGCTGGGGCGGTATGGCAATGATCAACCACTTCCACGGCGTAAAGAAACACCTGCTGTCAGAGAAACTTTTTGGCTGCTACCGCCACATGAACTTCGCACCGCAAAGCCCTTATCTCAGGGGGTTTTCCGACGAAATGTCGATGCCAGTCAGTCGCTGGACTGAGATGATGTGCGACGAAATTGACGCTGCTGGCCTGACGACGCTGCTGCATTCAGACGAGGTCGGCCCCGCGCTGGTGCAAGACCCTGATCACCGAGCGCTATATGTGTTCAACCATTTTGAATATGACAGCGACACGTTGAACCAAGAATACCTGCGCGATTTGGCGTCAAACCAGATTGCTGGCGCAGACATCCAGCTTCCAGTCAATTACTTCCCGAATGATGACCCGACAAAAACACCGCTCAATCGTTGGCGCAGTCACGCACATCTTCTTTACGGCAACTGGATTTCGGAAATCTACCTGACGACGCCATACGATATTGATCAGATCGGGCTGTCCAGCACTGACCTGCGCGCCGCGTCCGATGCCAATCCTGACACCACAGAATAA
- a CDS encoding trimethylamine methyltransferase family protein: MTDATEQAPASGARRGRGGGGAARRAERTAVSFDTAKTIERNIPNLEMLSEEALNIIEANAEIVLEEIGVAFVDNPAALERWKSVGAEVTGERVRIPKGLARKLCATAPSTFVQHARNPERSVTVGGNNLVLAPVYGPPFVRDNEGGRRYATIADFEKFVKLAYMSKWLHHSGGTVCEPTDVPVNKRHLDMLMAHMTLSDKPFMGSVTEPSRAQDSIEMCEILFGKDFVRDNTVMTSLININSPLTFDATMMGALEIYAEHNQAAIISPFIVGGAMAPVSVIGTLTQVLAEVMAGVAYSQIIRPGAPVIFGTFVTSIDMNSGAPTFGTPEAAHITNGAGQLARRMGLPYRSAGSFCGSKLPDAQAAYETANSLNMGLLSGVNFMLHSCGWLEGGLVASFEKFVLDADQLGTLHHMARGVEIDDNAQAMDAIREVGPGGHYLGCEHTQKNFKSAFWRSEVFDYKPFETWEEEGARDSQALAAVRVAKLVDTYVAPPLDPEIRAKLDAYVAAKKASMPDSFM, encoded by the coding sequence ATGACTGACGCAACCGAACAAGCACCAGCAAGCGGCGCGCGACGTGGGCGCGGGGGCGGCGGGGCTGCACGGCGGGCAGAACGCACCGCCGTTAGCTTTGATACCGCCAAAACGATTGAGCGGAATATCCCTAACCTTGAGATGCTGTCCGAAGAGGCGTTGAACATCATTGAAGCCAATGCGGAAATTGTGCTGGAAGAAATCGGCGTGGCGTTTGTGGACAATCCTGCGGCGCTTGAGCGTTGGAAATCTGTCGGCGCTGAGGTCACTGGTGAACGGGTGCGCATTCCCAAGGGTCTGGCGCGCAAACTATGTGCAACCGCGCCGAGCACCTTTGTGCAGCACGCCCGCAACCCCGAACGATCTGTCACCGTGGGCGGCAACAATCTGGTGCTTGCGCCAGTTTACGGCCCGCCATTTGTGCGCGACAACGAAGGCGGGCGGCGCTACGCGACGATTGCCGATTTCGAAAAGTTTGTGAAGCTCGCCTACATGTCAAAGTGGCTGCACCATTCGGGCGGCACGGTGTGCGAACCCACGGACGTTCCAGTCAACAAACGTCACCTTGATATGTTAATGGCGCACATGACGCTGTCCGATAAGCCGTTTATGGGGTCCGTGACAGAACCTTCGCGCGCACAAGACAGCATCGAAATGTGTGAGATTTTGTTCGGCAAAGACTTTGTGCGCGACAACACAGTGATGACATCACTCATTAACATAAATTCACCTTTGACGTTTGATGCGACCATGATGGGTGCCTTGGAAATCTATGCTGAACACAACCAAGCCGCGATCATCAGCCCGTTTATCGTGGGCGGTGCCATGGCGCCGGTGTCCGTGATCGGCACGCTAACGCAGGTTCTGGCTGAAGTCATGGCAGGTGTAGCCTACAGCCAGATCATTCGCCCCGGTGCACCGGTTATTTTTGGGACATTTGTGACGTCGATAGACATGAATTCGGGCGCGCCAACATTTGGCACACCCGAAGCCGCCCATATCACCAACGGGGCAGGGCAGTTGGCCCGCCGTATGGGGCTGCCATACCGCTCTGCGGGTTCGTTTTGCGGGTCGAAATTACCTGACGCGCAGGCGGCCTATGAAACAGCGAACAGCTTGAATATGGGTCTGTTGTCGGGTGTGAACTTTATGCTGCATTCGTGTGGCTGGCTCGAAGGCGGGCTTGTCGCCAGCTTTGAAAAATTCGTCCTCGATGCGGACCAGTTGGGCACGCTGCACCACATGGCCCGCGGCGTTGAAATTGACGATAACGCACAAGCCATGGATGCCATTCGCGAAGTCGGCCCTGGCGGGCATTATCTGGGCTGCGAACACACCCAGAAGAATTTTAAGTCGGCCTTCTGGCGCTCGGAAGTGTTTGATTACAAACCTTTTGAGACATGGGAAGAAGAAGGCGCGCGCGACAGCCAAGCGCTTGCTGCGGTGCGGGTGGCCAAGCTGGTCGACACTTATGTCGCACCCCCTCTGGACCCTGAAATCCGCGCCAAACTTGACGCCTATGTTGCCGCGAAAAAGGCGTCGATGCCTGATAGCTTTATGTAA
- a CDS encoding OmpP1/FadL family transporter, which produces MKNLTTAGAILLMTTSMVQALGLDRSGQNIGVIFEEADNYVELTFGSISPSASGTDIAGVATGNVTQDFTQMGLAFKQQYTGQFSAAFIVDQPYGADILYPAASPVLGLTAADLNSVAYSVIGRYKLDNGFSVHGGLRMQTLDANITLGGAAYGGLNGYNVDLGEDTELGYLFGAAYERPDIALRVALTYFNAVDHSFDTQENINPGVTTQTNVTSPQAVNLDFQTGVAANTLVFGSVRWADYSQVIVSPATFSTVTGGASLTDIDSGFAYNIGVGRRFSDAFSASLSVGYEPTGDDLVSPLAPTNGNYSVALGGAYTMDNGFEISGGVRYIVLGDASPETGTPDVARASFTDNDAIAVGLKLAYSF; this is translated from the coding sequence ATGAAAAACCTCACAACTGCAGGCGCGATCCTGCTTATGACGACAAGCATGGTGCAAGCGCTTGGTCTTGACAGATCAGGCCAGAACATCGGCGTTATCTTCGAAGAAGCTGACAACTATGTTGAACTGACTTTCGGATCGATCTCACCATCCGCGAGCGGCACAGATATCGCTGGTGTTGCAACAGGCAATGTTACGCAAGATTTCACCCAAATGGGACTTGCGTTTAAGCAGCAGTACACTGGCCAATTCTCGGCCGCGTTTATTGTTGATCAGCCATACGGTGCTGACATTCTTTATCCTGCGGCATCACCAGTTCTGGGCCTGACGGCTGCTGACCTCAATTCTGTGGCATATTCCGTGATCGGTCGCTACAAGTTGGACAACGGCTTTAGCGTTCACGGTGGTCTTCGTATGCAGACACTCGACGCAAACATCACTTTGGGCGGCGCCGCATACGGCGGCCTGAACGGCTACAACGTTGATCTAGGTGAAGACACTGAACTGGGTTACCTTTTTGGTGCTGCCTACGAACGCCCTGACATAGCATTGCGTGTCGCTCTAACTTATTTCAACGCTGTTGATCATTCCTTTGATACGCAAGAGAATATCAATCCTGGTGTCACAACGCAGACCAATGTGACCTCTCCACAAGCCGTAAATCTGGATTTCCAGACTGGCGTTGCGGCTAACACGCTGGTGTTTGGTTCGGTCCGTTGGGCGGATTACTCCCAGGTCATAGTGTCGCCAGCCACTTTCTCTACTGTAACAGGCGGCGCTTCCTTGACGGACATTGATTCCGGCTTTGCCTATAACATCGGTGTTGGTCGTCGTTTCTCGGATGCGTTTTCCGCGTCCCTGTCGGTCGGCTATGAACCGACAGGTGACGATTTGGTATCGCCACTTGCACCAACCAACGGGAACTACTCAGTTGCTCTTGGCGGCGCGTACACCATGGACAACGGGTTCGAGATTTCGGGCGGCGTGCGCTACATTGTGCTGGGCGATGCCAGCCCTGAGACGGGGACACCTGATGTTGCTCGCGCGTCTTTTACAGACAACGACGCAATCGCGGTTGGCCTAAAACTCGCTTACAGTTTCTAA
- a CDS encoding DMT family transporter: MSDIFRAALWMTGAIVSFTSMAITGRVVSVELDTFEIMMFRSLTGIVVVLIVGSVAGTLRQVNRQQFGLHVTRNLAHFIGQNLWFFALPLIPLTQLFALEFTSPIWVIVLAPFLLGERLSPIGVLAATLGFLGVMIVTQPFQTEISLGTIAAACAAVSFAFTAIFTRRLTRTQSITCIMFWLTVMQAIFGIIGAGYDGDIAMPSGATLPWIILIGFAGLLAHFCLTKALSLAPASIVMPIDFIRLPVIAIVAAQIYGEVLDLWVFVGAVIIFGANYLNISFGQRPTRIAVTSK; this comes from the coding sequence ATGTCAGACATCTTTCGCGCAGCCCTCTGGATGACGGGGGCAATCGTTTCGTTCACATCCATGGCGATTACGGGCCGCGTAGTCAGTGTCGAACTCGACACGTTCGAAATTATGATGTTTCGCAGCTTAACGGGAATCGTTGTCGTGCTGATCGTGGGTAGCGTTGCAGGCACATTGCGCCAAGTGAATCGCCAGCAATTCGGTCTTCACGTCACCCGCAACCTTGCGCATTTTATCGGGCAGAACCTGTGGTTCTTTGCCCTGCCCCTGATCCCACTGACGCAACTCTTTGCTCTGGAATTCACCTCGCCGATCTGGGTCATCGTGCTGGCGCCGTTTTTGCTGGGCGAACGTCTTTCGCCAATCGGCGTTCTCGCTGCCACTTTGGGGTTCCTTGGTGTTATGATCGTGACGCAGCCGTTTCAAACCGAAATTTCGCTCGGCACCATTGCCGCCGCCTGCGCCGCAGTTTCTTTCGCGTTCACTGCGATCTTCACCCGCAGATTAACCCGTACACAATCCATCACCTGCATCATGTTCTGGCTCACGGTGATGCAGGCGATCTTCGGCATCATCGGCGCAGGCTATGACGGCGACATCGCAATGCCGTCCGGTGCCACTTTGCCATGGATCATCCTGATCGGGTTTGCGGGGCTTTTGGCGCACTTCTGTCTGACTAAAGCCCTGTCGCTGGCCCCTGCCAGTATTGTCATGCCCATCGATTTCATCCGTCTGCCGGTCATTGCGATTGTCGCGGCGCAAATATACGGCGAAGTGCTTGATTTATGGGTGTTTGTTGGTGCTGTGATCATTTTTGGGGCAAATTATCTGAATATTTCGTTCGGACAGCGACCCACCCGAATTGCCGTTACATCAAAGTGA
- a CDS encoding DUF6456 domain-containing protein, with the protein MTDANRANRAVPAWVPVDVRNYVFHTEMGQPIRVLARSQSCHASTIMRQIRKVETRRDDPLVDRAIKALAEENDATPSPSGLEMMQALRRLAMPDTMLAIAMGMEQGVILQNCAKGEADRGSKLPAVTAMMLALRGWIAGGQTVGRVLRYRITPTGRVALRELMAQTENRARVMAEGPTAFQGAASGVGTWMGGPDDKPIMARMPSQESPVVALSRRKDRDGNPFLNRTMVRAAERLREDYELAHVGQVRGDKAASDLQDVLNAIETYQSIDIIGKGAGSQVRAALAFLGPGLSEVALRCCCLLEGLEITEKHMGWAARSGKVVLRIALQRLVLHYEDTGELGPRIG; encoded by the coding sequence ATGACGGACGCAAACCGCGCCAACCGTGCGGTGCCAGCTTGGGTGCCTGTGGACGTGCGCAACTACGTTTTTCACACGGAAATGGGGCAACCCATTCGGGTCTTGGCACGGTCGCAATCGTGCCATGCCTCTACGATCATGCGCCAGATCCGCAAGGTCGAAACACGGCGCGATGACCCGCTTGTAGACCGTGCAATCAAGGCGCTGGCGGAGGAAAATGACGCGACGCCCAGCCCGAGCGGTTTGGAAATGATGCAGGCCCTGCGTCGTCTTGCGATGCCCGACACCATGCTGGCCATAGCGATGGGCATGGAACAAGGCGTCATTCTGCAAAACTGCGCTAAGGGAGAGGCGGATCGCGGCAGCAAACTGCCCGCCGTTACTGCGATGATGCTGGCATTGCGCGGTTGGATTGCTGGCGGTCAGACTGTCGGGCGCGTGTTGCGATACCGTATCACTCCTACGGGGCGTGTCGCGCTGCGCGAATTGATGGCCCAAACCGAGAACCGCGCCCGCGTCATGGCCGAAGGGCCGACAGCGTTTCAAGGGGCTGCCAGTGGCGTTGGCACATGGATGGGTGGTCCGGACGACAAACCGATTATGGCGCGGATGCCGTCACAAGAAAGCCCCGTTGTGGCGCTGTCACGGCGCAAGGACCGTGATGGAAATCCGTTTTTGAACCGCACCATGGTTCGTGCTGCGGAACGGTTGCGCGAAGATTACGAATTGGCGCACGTGGGTCAGGTGCGCGGCGACAAAGCGGCATCCGACTTGCAAGATGTGCTCAATGCGATTGAAACCTATCAGTCGATCGACATCATCGGCAAAGGCGCAGGGTCACAGGTTCGCGCAGCGCTTGCGTTTCTGGGGCCGGGCCTGTCTGAAGTGGCGTTGCGGTGCTGTTGCCTGCTAGAGGGGCTGGAAATCACCGAAAAGCACATGGGTT
- the guaA gene encoding glutamine-hydrolyzing GMP synthase, which yields MDIDTHDCLLIIDFGSQVTQLIARRLREQNVYCEIHPYQNVTDAMLADLNPKAVILSGGPDSVTRAGSPRAPNSLWRMGIPVLGICYGQQTMMQQLGGLVEGGKISGGGGTAEFGRAKVTPAGTLDLLDGWFDAGPEQVWMSHGDHVSKIAPGFEVYGTSPNAPYAVIADTSRNYYGVQFHPEVHHTPRGAKLYENFVRLAGFKGGWTMDAYRDIAIAKIREQVGDKQVICGLSGGVDSSVTAALLHEAIGDQLTCVFVDHGLLRLNEADDVMTMFRDNMNLKVIYADEKELFLGALEGQSDPETKRKIIGGLFIDVFQKYANKIEGAEFLAQGTLYPDVIESVSFSGGPSVTIKSHHNVGGLPEKMGLKLVEPLRELFKDEVRALGRELGLPASFIGRHPFPGPGLAIRCPGEITREKLDILRQADAVYIDQIRKHGLYHDIWQAFVAILPVRTVGVMGDGRTYDFACALRAVTSVDGMTADYYPFSHNFLGETATRIINEVAGINRVTYDITSKPPGTIEWE from the coding sequence ATGGACATAGATACACACGACTGCCTCCTCATTATCGACTTCGGGTCCCAAGTGACGCAACTTATTGCGCGGCGTTTGCGTGAACAGAACGTCTATTGCGAAATTCACCCCTATCAGAACGTCACCGACGCGATGTTGGCCGATCTGAACCCCAAGGCAGTTATCCTGTCGGGGGGGCCGGATTCAGTGACCCGTGCGGGCAGTCCGCGCGCGCCCAATAGCCTGTGGCGTATGGGCATTCCGGTTCTTGGCATCTGCTATGGCCAGCAAACAATGATGCAACAATTGGGTGGTCTGGTTGAAGGCGGCAAGATTTCCGGTGGCGGTGGCACTGCTGAATTTGGCCGCGCCAAAGTAACGCCTGCGGGCACGCTTGATTTGCTGGACGGTTGGTTTGATGCTGGCCCCGAACAGGTGTGGATGTCGCACGGCGACCACGTCTCGAAGATCGCACCGGGGTTTGAGGTTTATGGAACCTCACCCAACGCGCCCTATGCGGTGATTGCAGATACATCGCGCAACTACTACGGCGTGCAGTTTCATCCCGAAGTCCACCACACGCCACGCGGCGCCAAATTGTATGAAAACTTTGTACGCCTTGCGGGTTTCAAAGGCGGCTGGACGATGGACGCTTACCGCGACATCGCGATTGCGAAAATTCGCGAACAGGTCGGCGACAAACAAGTGATTTGCGGGCTTTCCGGTGGCGTGGATTCGTCCGTGACTGCCGCGTTGTTGCACGAAGCGATTGGCGATCAGCTTACATGTGTGTTCGTTGATCACGGGCTGTTGCGCCTGAACGAAGCCGATGACGTCATGACCATGTTTCGCGACAACATGAATCTGAAAGTCATCTATGCCGACGAAAAAGAATTGTTTCTTGGCGCACTTGAGGGGCAATCAGACCCCGAAACCAAACGCAAAATCATCGGTGGCTTGTTCATCGACGTGTTCCAGAAATATGCAAATAAGATCGAGGGCGCAGAATTCTTGGCGCAAGGCACGCTGTATCCCGATGTGATCGAAAGCGTTTCGTTCTCTGGTGGACCTAGTGTCACCATCAAAAGCCATCACAATGTCGGCGGCTTGCCCGAAAAGATGGGCCTGAAGCTGGTCGAACCCCTGCGCGAGCTGTTCAAAGACGAAGTGCGCGCGCTGGGTCGTGAACTTGGCCTGCCCGCGTCGTTCATTGGCCGCCACCCGTTCCCCGGCCCCGGTCTGGCGATCCGATGCCCTGGTGAAATTACCCGCGAAAAGCTCGATATCCTACGCCAAGCCGACGCTGTCTATATCGACCAAATCCGCAAACACGGTTTGTATCATGATATCTGGCAGGCCTTTGTAGCTATTCTGCCCGTGCGCACTGTTGGCGTTATGGGCGATGGGCGCACCTATGACTTCGCCTGTGCGTTGCGCGCAGTGACATCTGTGGATGGCATGACCGCCGATTACTATCCGTTCAGCCACAATTTTCTTGGCGAAACCGCAACGCGAATTATCAACGAAGTCGCGGGCATTAACCGCGTCACCTACGACATCACATCCAAACCCCCCGGCACCATTGAATGGGAGTAA
- a CDS encoding YdcF family protein has product MGVMLLVRSVGRLFKFAILAFVLMTLSILAWTFMWPQPELRALQPADAIVCLGGGMNANGALSAPTLTRVERCVQLFEAGLAPVIVFSGGIARPNGPSAGRQMGRIAMTLGLPQNAIVQEGLAQSTLQNALFSLPLIPNAERIIIVTEAFHLPRSWASFRWARWELGHPANSFTLVMSEDVRRDPLTGDVRWNIIVRESLAIWFNAVRALAYSVAPHNPVYWLH; this is encoded by the coding sequence ATGGGAGTAATGCTGCTTGTTCGCAGTGTAGGGCGGCTCTTTAAGTTTGCGATTTTGGCATTCGTGTTGATGACGCTATCGATACTGGCGTGGACGTTTATGTGGCCACAACCTGAACTGCGCGCACTGCAACCCGCGGATGCAATCGTGTGTCTGGGTGGCGGGATGAACGCGAACGGCGCATTGTCCGCCCCGACCCTGACGCGCGTCGAACGCTGTGTGCAATTGTTTGAGGCTGGTTTGGCCCCCGTCATCGTCTTTTCCGGCGGCATCGCGCGCCCGAACGGTCCGAGTGCGGGCAGGCAGATGGGTCGCATCGCGATGACCCTGGGTTTGCCGCAAAATGCAATTGTGCAAGAAGGTCTTGCGCAGTCGACGTTGCAAAATGCCCTGTTTTCACTACCGTTGATCCCGAACGCTGAACGCATCATCATAGTCACCGAAGCCTTCCACCTGCCGCGATCTTGGGCGTCGTTTCGCTGGGCGCGATGGGAACTTGGCCATCCTGCGAATTCATTCACGCTGGTGATGTCCGAAGATGTGCGTCGTGACCCGCTCACCGGGGATGTCCGCTGGAACATCATTGTGCGTGAAAGTCTTGCAATCTGGTTTAATGCAGTGCGCGCTTTGGCTTATTCTGTCGCACCTCACAACCCTGTTTATTGGCTTCATTGA
- a CDS encoding alpha/beta fold hydrolase — protein sequence MKQVLSVSVKIIATLSVAALAGCAALTDRQSSARTVAAETAFPAMGQFIDVNGRQVHAVVAGSGLDVVLIHGAGGNTREFTFAFMDRLTDRYRVIVFDRPGLGYTDRLSENFEGAFNTAAESPAQQAAMLQAAAVQLGADRPILLGHSYGASVALAWALNHPDNIAGVVNLAGPSHPWPGDLGTFYKVNGSAVGGALVPPLIAAFATEAQIESAISGIFTPQTVPDGYLDYIGATLTIRPTNFRANARQVNTLRPHIVQMAQRYATEFSVPLEILHGDLDTTVPLHIHSIPLKAAVPHANLTVLEGVGHMPHHAAPDQVEAAIDRIAVQVRLR from the coding sequence ATGAAGCAGGTGCTGTCCGTGTCCGTAAAAATTATTGCCACCCTGTCCGTCGCCGCCCTTGCAGGATGTGCAGCCTTGACCGACCGCCAGTCCAGTGCCCGCACAGTTGCGGCTGAAACTGCGTTTCCAGCGATGGGTCAGTTCATCGACGTCAACGGGCGTCAGGTGCATGCCGTGGTCGCTGGCAGCGGCCTTGATGTGGTTCTGATCCATGGTGCCGGCGGCAACACGCGCGAATTCACCTTTGCCTTTATGGATCGGTTAACCGACCGCTACCGCGTCATCGTATTTGACCGTCCCGGATTGGGTTACACCGATCGCCTGTCAGAAAACTTTGAGGGCGCGTTCAATACCGCTGCTGAAAGTCCCGCGCAGCAAGCCGCGATGCTGCAAGCCGCAGCCGTGCAACTGGGCGCAGACAGGCCCATCTTGTTGGGCCATTCCTACGGCGCGTCCGTCGCGCTGGCATGGGCACTGAACCATCCAGACAACATCGCTGGCGTCGTCAATCTTGCAGGTCCATCGCACCCGTGGCCCGGCGATCTGGGCACTTTTTATAAGGTGAATGGATCAGCCGTTGGCGGCGCATTGGTGCCACCACTGATCGCCGCATTCGCGACTGAGGCTCAGATTGAAAGCGCGATTTCGGGCATTTTCACCCCGCAAACTGTGCCGGACGGTTATTTGGATTACATCGGCGCAACCCTGACCATCCGCCCCACCAATTTTCGCGCCAATGCGCGGCAGGTGAACACCCTGCGCCCACATATCGTTCAGATGGCCCAGCGTTACGCGACCGAATTTAGTGTGCCACTGGAAATCCTGCACGGTGATCTGGACACGACTGTCCCGCTCCACATTCATTCAATTCCGCTGAAGGCAGCCGTGCCACACGCCAATCTTACGGTTCTGGAAGGTGTCGGACACATGCCGCATCACGCCGCACCCGATCAGGTTGAAGCCGCGATTGATCGCATCGCGGTGCAAGTGCGATTGCGCTAG
- a CDS encoding IS1595-like element ISOan10 family transposase, protein MPARWKNDKPMSRPAFDARFSDEEACSHYLAEHRWPEGFVCPSCGTCKGWPLKRNRATWECAGCARQTSVTAGTVMHSSHLPLRIWFLAAHIITSHSNGMSALQLQAQLGLGSYKTAWLLLQKLRRSMVNPDRNPLKDLVEIDETEIPFRSRHDPEDRPKGGRSPVGKMFVVCAVELSRDGHPRRIRMKHIPDGASKTLHGFIGQAVEPGAHVITDGWLGYENPPANTHEAKVVSGKKAHDILHWVHRVFSNLKTWAKGVFHGLRKCHLQRYLDEFVFRWNRRRHMRSAFDTLLGIGVGIGPATYRDFVEQRA, encoded by the coding sequence ATGCCAGCCAGATGGAAAAACGACAAACCCATGTCCCGCCCGGCGTTCGACGCCAGGTTTTCTGATGAGGAAGCGTGTTCGCATTATCTGGCGGAACATCGTTGGCCTGAGGGCTTTGTGTGTCCTTCCTGTGGCACCTGCAAGGGCTGGCCGTTAAAGCGAAATCGCGCGACTTGGGAATGTGCCGGTTGCGCACGGCAGACATCCGTGACGGCTGGCACGGTGATGCACAGCAGCCATTTGCCGTTGCGAATTTGGTTTCTTGCCGCGCACATCATCACCAGCCATTCCAACGGCATGTCAGCGCTGCAACTTCAGGCGCAACTTGGCCTTGGCAGCTACAAGACGGCGTGGCTCCTCTTGCAAAAGCTGCGGCGGTCGATGGTCAACCCTGACCGCAACCCCCTGAAAGACCTTGTCGAGATCGATGAAACAGAGATTCCGTTCCGGTCCCGGCATGATCCCGAGGACCGGCCAAAGGGTGGGCGGAGCCCGGTCGGAAAGATGTTTGTCGTCTGCGCCGTCGAGTTATCAAGAGACGGACATCCGCGCCGTATCAGGATGAAACACATTCCCGACGGCGCATCAAAGACGCTACACGGGTTCATTGGTCAGGCTGTAGAGCCTGGCGCTCACGTCATCACGGATGGCTGGCTAGGTTACGAAAATCCCCCTGCAAACACGCATGAGGCGAAGGTCGTCAGCGGCAAGAAGGCACATGACATACTCCACTGGGTCCACCGCGTGTTCTCCAACCTAAAAACGTGGGCAAAAGGCGTCTTCCACGGCCTCAGAAAATGCCATCTGCAACGCTATCTCGACGAATTTGTGTTCCGCTGGAACCGACGGCGACACATGCGAAGCGCCTTCGACACGCTGCTGGGGATCGGTGTTGGTATTGGCCCAGCGACATATCGTGATTTTGTTGAACAGCGCGCCTGA